One window from the genome of Mucilaginibacter ginsenosidivorans encodes:
- a CDS encoding N(4)-(beta-N-acetylglucosaminyl)-L-asparaginase, whose protein sequence is MYNRRKFIKVSAAGASLAALSRSAVAETLAQTADAKFPIVISTWDFGIVANKEAWKTLEKGGRALDAVEAGVKIPEADMKNHTVGRAGYPDRDGHVTLDACIMDDFGNCGSVAAIEHIAHPVSVARLVMEKTPHVMLVGEGATQFAVEQGFKKEKLLTPESEKAWKEWLKTAKYSPVINIENKQGIPGNQYNHDTIGMLAIDAKGNLSGACTTSGMAFKMHGRVGDSPIIGAGLYVDNEVGGATSTGVGEEVIRNVGSFLVVELMRQGYSPEDACKEAVKRIIKKKPETAKQIQVGFLAINKKGEYGAYAIQSGFSFAVCNAEQQDLLIKGKSIY, encoded by the coding sequence ATGTACAATCGCCGTAAATTCATCAAAGTCTCCGCTGCGGGCGCTTCGCTCGCCGCATTGTCACGGTCGGCCGTGGCTGAAACTCTTGCTCAAACCGCCGACGCAAAATTCCCCATTGTTATTTCGACCTGGGATTTTGGTATAGTAGCCAATAAAGAAGCGTGGAAAACCCTCGAAAAAGGCGGGCGGGCGCTTGATGCTGTGGAAGCAGGTGTGAAAATACCTGAAGCTGATATGAAGAACCATACTGTGGGCAGAGCGGGATATCCGGATCGCGATGGTCACGTAACGCTGGATGCCTGCATTATGGACGATTTTGGCAATTGCGGCTCGGTTGCAGCCATTGAACATATTGCCCACCCCGTATCCGTCGCACGACTGGTAATGGAGAAAACACCGCATGTAATGCTGGTTGGCGAAGGAGCCACCCAATTTGCAGTGGAACAAGGCTTCAAAAAGGAAAAGCTGCTTACGCCAGAGTCGGAAAAGGCATGGAAAGAGTGGTTAAAAACTGCCAAATACAGCCCGGTTATCAATATCGAGAACAAACAGGGCATTCCGGGAAATCAATATAATCACGATACCATAGGCATGCTGGCTATTGACGCTAAAGGGAACCTGTCAGGCGCATGTACCACCAGCGGCATGGCCTTCAAAATGCATGGGCGCGTAGGTGACAGTCCGATCATCGGAGCGGGCTTATATGTAGACAATGAAGTTGGTGGCGCTACTTCGACAGGGGTTGGCGAGGAAGTGATCCGTAATGTGGGCAGCTTCCTGGTGGTTGAATTGATGCGTCAGGGTTATTCGCCGGAAGACGCCTGCAAAGAAGCGGTAAAACGCATCATCAAAAAGAAACCCGAGACCGCAAAACAGATACAGGTTGGTTTCCTGGCTATCAATAAAAAAGGTGAGTACGGTGCTTACGCCATTCAAAGCGGTTTTTCATTTGCAGTTTGTAACGCTGAACAACAGGATCTCTTGATAAAAGGTAAAAGCATTTATTAG
- a CDS encoding YciI family protein — MKKYIFLSIALAALTFSSSAQQVINPGKTQFLFIIRFKADFKPSSDEAVRANIKKWQEYMGELGKSGKLASGYRPASNGLTISGTGKSLKSEPYVADGDQVSSILVINAESMDAAKAIADKCPVFEFGGSVEVRPVMNTAGQ; from the coding sequence ATGAAAAAATACATATTCCTTTCAATTGCACTTGCAGCTTTAACTTTTTCCTCCTCCGCCCAGCAGGTTATAAACCCAGGCAAGACACAATTTTTATTCATCATCCGGTTTAAGGCTGATTTTAAACCGTCTTCGGACGAAGCGGTAAGGGCCAATATCAAAAAATGGCAGGAATACATGGGCGAACTGGGCAAGTCGGGGAAACTGGCAAGTGGTTACCGGCCGGCGAGCAATGGCTTAACCATAAGCGGAACAGGCAAATCGTTAAAAAGTGAACCCTATGTTGCCGACGGCGACCAGGTGAGCTCGATACTGGTTATTAATGCCGAAAGTATGGATGCAGCAAAAGCCATTGCAGACAAATGCCCGGTATTTGAATTTGGCGGCAGCGTTGAAGTAAGACCGGTGATGAATACGGCAGGACAATAA
- a CDS encoding putative signal transducing protein, with product MHKEEQIVTFETYFDPMLAEIIRAKLEANDIPCFLADENMSIIYPAYNQGGGGIKLKVFARDWERCREIINNDEEMGND from the coding sequence ATGCATAAAGAAGAACAAATCGTAACTTTTGAAACGTATTTCGACCCTATGCTGGCCGAGATCATCCGGGCCAAACTGGAGGCGAACGATATACCCTGTTTTTTAGCAGATGAAAATATGAGTATCATTTACCCGGCGTATAACCAGGGTGGCGGCGGCATCAAACTCAAAGTATTTGCGCGGGATTGGGAGCGGTGCCGGGAGATCATTAATAATGATGAAGAAATGGGGAATGATTAG
- a CDS encoding helix-turn-helix transcriptional regulator → MNRIDRISAILIHLQSRRVVKASDIADRFNISLRTVYRDVKTLEEAGIPLIGEAGVGYSIMDGYRLPPVMFTREEATAFLTAEKLMEKLTDPSSDENYKSAMYKIRSVLRMAEKDFLDNIDGHIEVLKSRRTSGVKLDLNPLQIILKGIGERTVLSIHYFAMHNQQWSERCIEPVGVFYQDNYWHLIAWCRLREDYRDFRLDRISNISLTGERFKTMHPNLNEYISQQARERNLEEVIIRVEKSIGPYLNEQKYYNGFVSEREVDGLIEMTFLTGFVEGFVRWLMMYGDMAIIVSPDSLKEKVKELSNVIMLRNS, encoded by the coding sequence ATGAATCGCATCGACCGCATATCAGCTATATTAATCCACCTGCAGTCGCGCAGGGTAGTTAAGGCAAGTGATATTGCCGACCGGTTCAATATAAGCTTGCGCACGGTTTACCGCGATGTGAAAACACTGGAAGAAGCAGGTATACCGCTGATAGGTGAAGCAGGGGTGGGCTACTCCATTATGGATGGTTACCGCTTGCCGCCGGTAATGTTCACCCGCGAAGAAGCGACGGCGTTTCTTACGGCCGAAAAACTGATGGAAAAGCTTACCGACCCATCATCGGACGAGAACTATAAATCGGCGATGTATAAAATAAGGTCGGTTTTACGTATGGCCGAAAAAGATTTCCTTGATAATATCGACGGGCATATCGAGGTTTTGAAAAGCAGGCGCACATCAGGTGTGAAGCTCGATCTGAACCCACTGCAGATAATTCTGAAAGGTATAGGAGAGCGGACGGTACTATCTATCCATTACTTCGCCATGCACAACCAGCAATGGAGCGAACGCTGTATAGAGCCGGTAGGTGTTTTTTACCAGGATAATTACTGGCACCTTATCGCCTGGTGCCGTTTACGTGAGGATTACCGCGATTTCAGGCTCGACCGTATTTCCAATATATCGTTGACGGGCGAACGCTTCAAAACAATGCACCCAAATCTTAATGAATACATTTCGCAACAGGCGAGGGAGCGGAACCTGGAGGAAGTGATCATCAGGGTGGAAAAAAGCATAGGTCCGTACCTGAACGAACAAAAATATTACAACGGCTTTGTTTCGGAACGTGAAGTTGACGGTTTGATCGAAATGACGTTCCTGACGGGATTTGTCGAGGGTTTTGTACGGTGGCTAATGATGTATGGAGATATGGCTATAATCGTGAGCCCGGACAGTTTGAAGGAAAAGGTCAAAGAACTATCCAATGTTATTATGCTGCGGAACAGTTGA
- a CDS encoding cupin domain-containing protein: MATNIFDLCTNPVTGETFKAVSLTPYAFTMQWTVQSGRHVPFEHLHVYQDEIFYVKKGEIKVLVEGKEHIAREGQRVIITKGKKHAAFNNGEDELNTWVEYRPPLDQHRLYQCYNGLINDGCLDKNGAVSMPMMCYMLKKMKCKAMARPTSIPAPLFKLTLNLFYLMGTMKGWDKLYEKYTQ; encoded by the coding sequence ATGGCGACTAATATTTTCGATCTATGTACCAACCCGGTAACGGGTGAAACCTTTAAAGCCGTTTCTTTAACGCCATACGCTTTTACAATGCAATGGACCGTACAATCGGGGCGCCACGTTCCGTTTGAGCACCTGCATGTGTACCAGGATGAGATATTTTATGTAAAAAAAGGTGAAATAAAAGTACTGGTAGAGGGTAAAGAACATATAGCCCGCGAAGGGCAACGGGTGATAATAACCAAGGGCAAGAAGCATGCCGCATTCAACAACGGGGAAGATGAGCTGAATACCTGGGTTGAATACAGGCCCCCACTGGACCAGCACCGGTTATACCAATGCTACAACGGGCTCATCAATGACGGATGCCTCGACAAAAACGGCGCCGTGAGCATGCCTATGATGTGCTACATGTTAAAAAAGATGAAGTGCAAAGCCATGGCCCGGCCAACAAGTATACCTGCACCGTTGTTTAAACTGACGCTCAATTTGTTTTACCTGATGGGTACCATGAAGGGCTGGGATAAGTTGTACGAGAAATACACCCAATAA
- a CDS encoding EVE domain-containing protein gives MMDKERYWVTVVSKDHIKRGVAGSFMQANHGKPGSLKKLRPNDWVIFYSPKVTYEGDEKLQAFTAIGQVADGEIYQHKMSDDFIPYRRNVKYYTCKDVPIVPLIGSLDFIRDKKAWGFRFRFGFFEIGQHDFNLLKEKMLVQKQ, from the coding sequence ATGATGGATAAGGAAAGATACTGGGTAACAGTTGTATCGAAAGATCATATAAAGCGGGGGGTAGCTGGGAGCTTTATGCAGGCTAATCATGGTAAGCCGGGTTCTTTAAAAAAACTTCGCCCGAACGATTGGGTGATATTTTATTCGCCCAAGGTAACTTATGAAGGAGATGAAAAGCTGCAGGCCTTTACGGCGATAGGGCAGGTAGCCGATGGTGAAATCTATCAGCATAAAATGTCCGACGATTTTATTCCCTACCGGCGAAACGTGAAATATTATACGTGCAAAGATGTACCGATAGTTCCGTTAATAGGCTCGCTGGATTTTATCCGCGATAAAAAGGCCTGGGGATTCCGTTTCCGCTTTGGCTTTTTTGAGATAGGCCAACACGATTTTAATTTATTGAAAGAAAAAATGTTAGTCCAAAAACAATAA
- a CDS encoding SRPBCC family protein → MTNLTLKTAIEIDAPAAKVWEALTNPAIVKQYFFGTNVKTDWKKGSPIVWEGEWDGKTYQDRGEILDVDPGRSVKYNYWSSMSGTDDAPENYLDITYDLSEKDRKTLLTVTQEKIKSEEAKSHSEQNWQSVFGKMKEMVENGDV, encoded by the coding sequence ATGACAAATCTAACTTTAAAAACAGCGATCGAGATCGATGCACCGGCAGCTAAGGTTTGGGAAGCGCTGACAAACCCGGCAATTGTCAAACAATATTTCTTCGGCACCAATGTAAAAACCGATTGGAAGAAAGGAAGCCCGATAGTTTGGGAAGGGGAGTGGGATGGAAAAACCTACCAGGATAGAGGCGAGATACTTGACGTCGATCCCGGGCGATCCGTAAAATATAATTACTGGAGCAGTATGTCGGGAACGGATGACGCCCCGGAAAACTACCTGGACATTACGTATGACCTGTCCGAAAAGGACCGGAAAACATTGCTTACTGTTACCCAGGAGAAAATAAAAAGCGAGGAAGCAAAGAGTCACTCCGAACAAAACTGGCAATCAGTTTTTGGTAAGATGAAAGAAATGGTAGAGAATGGAGATGTTTAA
- a CDS encoding GyrI-like domain-containing protein, with amino-acid sequence MQYTLADQEKFYVAGIAVKTINKNDQSSKDIGSLWERFMSENIREKIPGKLSNDIYCVYTDYESDHNDWYRAVIGCRIEEPQINTGLFMALVPDGSYRMYKPEGEFPQCVAGTWRHIWENCSGRQYIADYDLYKAGANSFEETETEIYVGVV; translated from the coding sequence ATGCAGTATACTTTAGCCGACCAGGAAAAATTTTATGTAGCCGGTATAGCGGTTAAAACCATCAATAAAAATGACCAGTCATCAAAAGATATAGGTAGTTTGTGGGAAAGGTTCATGTCTGAAAATATCAGGGAAAAGATACCGGGAAAATTATCGAATGATATCTATTGCGTGTATACCGATTATGAAAGCGATCATAATGACTGGTACCGCGCAGTGATAGGTTGCCGGATAGAGGAACCCCAAATAAACACCGGGTTGTTTATGGCACTTGTGCCCGATGGCAGTTACAGGATGTATAAACCCGAAGGAGAATTTCCGCAATGTGTAGCAGGGACCTGGCGCCACATATGGGAAAATTGCTCCGGCAGACAATATATTGCCGATTACGACCTGTATAAAGCTGGCGCGAACAGTTTTGAAGAAACAGAAACGGAGATATACGTAGGCGTTGTATGA
- a CDS encoding dihydroorotase translates to MSTILIKSATIINENKQFVSDLLVKEGLIERIDGQIDVKADQTINAEGLYLLPGCIDDQVHFREPGLTHKGDIHSESRAAVAGGITSFMEMPNTVPNTLTKELLEQKYEIAARNSLANYSFYMGASNDNLDEVLKTDIKNVCGIKVFMGSSTGNMLVDDPKALESIFAQSPMLIATHCEDEATIKSNLEHYKQLLGENIPVRLHPKIRSEEACYLSSSMAVDMAKKYNTRLHILHISTEKETSLFDNKTALKDKRITAEACIHHLWFSDQDYEAKGNFIKWNPAIKKASDRDAILKAVLNGRIDVIATDHAPHTLEEKSKSYLQAPSGGPLVQHALPAMLELYHHGKITLEQIAEKMAHNVAICFEIEKRGYIREGYWADLVLVDLNNPWNVNKDNLLYKCKWSPFEGSTFRSKVMHTLVSGNLAYSNGSLIEGKSGKRLNFNR, encoded by the coding sequence ATGTCAACTATCCTCATAAAATCCGCCACCATTATTAATGAGAACAAACAATTTGTGAGCGACCTGCTGGTGAAGGAGGGTTTGATAGAACGAATAGACGGACAGATAGATGTTAAGGCCGATCAGACAATCAATGCAGAAGGGCTTTACCTGCTGCCGGGCTGCATCGATGACCAGGTGCATTTTCGCGAGCCGGGGTTGACACATAAGGGCGATATCCATTCCGAATCGAGAGCGGCAGTGGCGGGAGGTATCACTTCTTTTATGGAAATGCCAAATACCGTTCCCAATACTTTGACAAAGGAATTACTTGAACAAAAATATGAAATAGCAGCACGCAACTCGCTGGCTAACTACTCGTTTTACATGGGCGCGTCTAACGACAACCTTGACGAAGTACTGAAGACGGATATCAAGAATGTTTGCGGCATTAAAGTATTTATGGGTTCGTCAACCGGGAATATGCTGGTGGATGATCCTAAAGCGCTGGAAAGTATATTCGCCCAATCACCTATGCTTATTGCCACGCATTGCGAGGATGAGGCTACCATCAAAAGCAACCTGGAGCATTACAAACAACTGCTGGGCGAAAATATACCGGTAAGGTTACATCCTAAAATCAGGAGCGAGGAGGCGTGTTACCTATCGTCTTCAATGGCGGTGGATATGGCAAAGAAATACAATACCCGCCTGCATATTTTGCATATATCGACGGAGAAGGAAACTTCCCTTTTTGATAACAAAACTGCACTTAAGGATAAAAGAATAACTGCCGAAGCCTGTATTCATCACCTGTGGTTTAGCGACCAAGACTATGAAGCCAAGGGCAATTTTATTAAATGGAACCCGGCTATCAAGAAAGCGAGTGATCGTGACGCTATTTTAAAAGCGGTTTTGAACGGCAGGATAGACGTTATAGCTACCGACCATGCCCCGCATACGCTGGAGGAGAAATCAAAATCGTATCTGCAGGCACCGTCGGGCGGGCCGCTGGTGCAGCACGCGCTTCCTGCTATGCTCGAACTTTATCATCACGGCAAGATCACCCTGGAACAGATTGCCGAAAAGATGGCGCATAACGTAGCGATATGTTTCGAGATAGAAAAACGCGGCTATATCCGCGAAGGGTACTGGGCCGACCTGGTATTGGTTGATTTAAATAACCCATGGAACGTTAACAAGGACAACCTGTTATATAAATGCAAATGGAGCCCGTTTGAAGGCTCCACATTCCGGTCGAAGGTTATGCATACGCTCGTATCCGGCAATTTGGCTTACAGCAATGGAAGTTTGATTGAAGGTAAAAGCGGCAAGCGGTTGAACTTTAACAGGTAA